TATTAACGGTCAAAGTGGCACGTACAACGATTTACAAATTCAGCTGAAACCGGTTTCCTTCCAGTTTGAACAACAACCATTTTCACTCACTGCAGATTTACGCAACCTCAATAATGTGGCGTACAACATTGCTGCAAAAGGAACGTTGAATCTCGGCAACTTGTATCAGGTATTCGCCATTCCTGACTATGGTTTTAAAGGCATGCTGAAAGCGGATCTTGCCTTGCAGGGCACACAGACGGATTTGATGGAAGGCCGGTATCAGGCACTCAACAACAAGGGTACACTTGAAGCCATCAACTGGCAATTGCGCAGCCGCGATTATCCCTATCCGTTTGAAGTGCCTACAGCATCGCTGCGTTTCGACAGAGAAAAAGCCTGGCTCAGCAATACACAAATACAATACCGTGGCAACAGCATGATGCTGAGCGGATACGCCAGCAATTTTATTGGTTACTATTTGCAGGGTAGTCCGCTTACCGGCAAGCTAAGTGTACGCAGCAAGAAACTAGTGATAGATGATTTTATGGAGCTCATGCCAGCCGACAGTAGTGCTGCAGCAGACAGCACCACAGCCAGCACCGGTGTAGTGATGCTGCCCCGCAACCTGCGTCTCCAGTTCGATGCAGCGGTAGATGAAATCGTATACGGCCAATCTACCATCCGCCATTTTGGTGGCCAGCTGCAACTGCAGCAAGGCAAGCTCGATATGCGGCAAACCCGCTTTAGTATTGCCGGTGCCAAAGTAAACATGGAAGGCAGCTATGCACCACAGCACAGCAAGAGTGCTCTCTTTACCGCCAAGCTCAAAGCTGATTCTTTCGATGTAAAAAAAGCCTACGATGAAATACCCCTGTTTCGTGAAATGGCCAGTGCGGCGCAGGGTGTGCAGGGCCTGATATCTCTCGATTATGCACTCGATGGCCGTTTAAACGAAACCATGTACCCAGTGATGCCGAGCCTCAAAGGCAGTGGCTACCTGAAACTCGAAAATGTGAAAGTGAAAGGCCAAAAAATTTTGGGTGCCATTAGCAGAAAGACCGGTAAGGATAGTTTGAGCCAGGGTAATATCAAAGCAGTGGTCATCAAGAGCAGCATTACCAACAACATCATGACCATCGAACGCACCAAAATGAAAGTGTTTGGCTTTCGACCCCGATTCGAGGGACAGGTGTCCCTGGATGGCCGTATGAACCTGAAGTTTCGATTGGGCCTGCCACCTTTCGGCATCATTGGCATACCCATGACCATTACCGGTACCAGCGACAAGCCGGTGGTAAAACTGCGCCGGGGCAAAGAGGCCGATGAACTGGAAGAAGAAACTGATGAGGAAGACCTGGAATAAAATCAATGCGACAGGTAGCAGAATTAAACCTCTTGCCTGAAGTTTCATCTACCTTGTACTTGTATTATTGCAACCTTTAATCAAAACATGATTTGTTGTATGAAGCGAATAAACATGCTGTTGATGGGCGTAGCTGCCCTATTAAGTGTTGAGGCTTTTGCCCAACAAAAATTTACTGCTCCCAAAGGGCTCGACATCCGGATTGGCTATGGCGTAGTACCCATGCAAAACATACAGGAAAGTTTTTCCAACGAACTGGTGCCGGAGCTGGCTGATAACAACGCCATTGACCTCAAGAAAAAAGGATCGGGTGTGTTTAGTGCCAGCCTCAACTACCAAACCAAAAGCCGATTTGGTTTTGGTGTAGATGTACTGTATGGCCAAACCCAAAGTGAATTTGCCTATACCAATACATCAAAATCAACGGTAAGCAGTCAGTGGTTTACAGTAATGGCCAAGGGCAGTTTCATGTATTACCGCGATGCATTCAATGTGCCCAATGTTGAACTGTATGGTGCTGCTGCACTGGGTTCCTCTTTCAGAGAAGCAACAGGCACTGTAAACAATGTAGAGAAAAGCAAGAGCATGTCTTACTTCGCTTATCAGTTTACACCATTGGGCGTACGCACTGGCCAAAAAGTAGCTTTTTGGGCAGAACTGGGGTATGGCTACAAAGGCTTACTCAATGCCGGCGTCAGCATCCGATTATAACAAACGTGCTTCGATTTACGACATACAAAAAGCCGCTTCGATGATGAAGCGGCTTTTTATTATTCCAACACCGGACGCAGCCATTTTTCTGCGTACTCAATCGGTTCACCTTTTCGTTTGGCATAGTCTTCCAGTTGGTCGCGTTGTATTTTGCCAATGCCAAAGTACTGGCTTTGCGGATGACTGAAATACCAACCACACACCGATGATGCCGGATACATAGCCATGCTTTCTGTGAGGGTAATGCCTGTGGCTTCACCTGCATTGAGCAATGCAAACAGCTTGTATTTTTCTGTATGATCGGGGCAGGCCGGATAGCCTGGTGCCGGGCGTATGCCCACGTACTCTTCTTTAATCAATTGCTCATTGCTCAGGCTTTCTTGTTGCTGATAGCCCCAGTATTCTTTCCGCACTTTTTCGTGCAGGTATTCTGCAAAGGCTTCTGCCAATCGGTCTGCGAGTGCCTGCAGCATAATCTTGTTGTAATCGTCGTGTTCGGCTTCAAATTTGGCAATCCATTTTTCTAAACCGGCAATGGTAACTGCAAAGGCACCGATATGATCGCCGGGCTCCGGGGCAATATAATCTGCCAATGAAAAGTTGGGCTGGCCTGCTGCTTTTTGTGCCTGCTGGCGCAGGAAGTTGAGCTTGGTGGTTTGATTGTTGTGCTGCAGCAACACATCATCGCCTTCGTTGATGGCGGGCCAAAAACCTACCACGCCTTTTGGTGTGAGCCACTGTTCTGCGGCTACTTTATCCAGCAATGCATTGGCATCGTTGTACAGTTTGGTGGCTTCTGTACCCACTACTTTATCCGTCAGTATTTCAGGGAAGTTGCCATGCATTTCCCAGGCAATAAAAAACGGTTTCCAATCGATGTACGGACGAAGTGTTTCAACCGTAATATCTGTAATTGTTTTAGTGCCAGTAAATGCTGGCGTAGGTGGCGTGTAGCCTTCCCAGTTGATGGGTACTTTGTTTTGCTGCGCTGCAGCCAGTGGCAAATAATTCTTCACCACTTTTTTGGCATGAAAGCTCTCAGCGAGTTTATCATATTCATTGCGCAGGGTATTCAAAAATCCAGATTTGGTATCGTTGTTGAGCAGGCTGCCCGCAACGGTTACACTGCGGCTGGCATCCAACACATGAATTACACCATGGTCGTACTGCGGGGCAATTTTTACAGCAGTGTGCATGCGGCTGGTGGTAGCGCCACCAATAAGCAGCGGCTGCTTCATACCCCGGCGTTTCATTTCGTGGGCTACGTGTACCATTTCATCCAGCGATGGCGTAATCAACCCCGACAAACCAATGATATCGGCACCCACTTTTTGTGCTTCATCCAAAATTTTATCGGTAGGCACCATCACACCCAAATCAACAATGCGATAACCGTTACATGCCAGTACTACACCTACTATGTTTTTACCAATGTCGTGCACATCCCCTTTTACAGTGGCCAACAAAATGGTCGCCACCGCAGAAGTATCAGCATTGTCGGCTTTTTTCTGCTTCAATAAAAGGCGTGAGGTAGGCCACGCTTTTCTTCATCACACGGGCACTTTTGACTACCTGTGGCAAAAACATTTTGCCAGCCCCAAACAAGTCGCCTACCACATTCATGCCATCCATCAGCGGGCCTTCAATTACATCCAGCGGACGGGGCAGCAGTTGGCGGGCTTCTTCTGTATCCGCATCCACATAATCGGTGATGCCGTTTACGAGTGCATGCTTCAATCTTTCGGCCACAGGTGCCAGGCGCCAGGTTTCATCTTTCTTTACTTCCTTGCCCTTTGCTTTTACTGTTTCAGCAAAAGCAATGAGTTTTTCGGTGGCTTCGTTGTTGTCGTTGTTGCGGTTCAGGATGACATCTTCGCATAAATCTCTGAGCGTTGGCTCTATTTCATCGTACACCACCAGCTGGCCGGCGTTTACAATGCCCATGTCCATGCCGGCTTTAATGGCATGGTACAAAAACACACTGTGCATCGCTTCACGAACGTGATCGTTGCCACGGAAAGAAAACGACAGGTTGCTCACACCACCACTTACTTTGGTCAAAGGCATCAGCTGTTTGATGCGGCGGGTAGCCTTGATGAAATCAACCCCATAGTTATTGTGCTCTTCGAGGCCGGTGGCTACGGCAAAAATATTGGGGTCGAAAATGATGTCCTGCGGATCGAAACCCACTTGCTCAGTGAGAATTTTATATGCCCGGTGGCAAATCTCCACTTTTCGATCTTCAGTATCAGCCTGGCCTACTTCGTCGAATGCCATAACAATCACCGCAGCGCCGTAGTCGCGGCAGATGTAGGCCTGTTCTATGAACTTGGCTTCGCCTTCCTTCATCGAAATAGAGTTGACGATGCACTTGCCTTGTACGCATTTCAAACCCGCTTCAATGATCTCAAACTTAGAAGAATCGATCATGATGGGAATGCGGGCTATGTCGGGTTCGCTTTGCAGCAGGTTGAGGAAGGTTACCATGGCCTGTACCCCATCGAGCAGGGCATCGTCCATGTTTACGTCGATGATTTGGGCACCGTTTTCTACCTGCTGGCGGGCTACGCTCAGGGCTTCTTCGTATTTGTTTTCCCGTATGAGACGGGCAAACATTTTGGAACCCGTTACATTGGTTCTTTCACCAACGTTTACAAAGTTCGTTTCGGGCCGAACCACCAAGGGTTCAAGGCCGGCTAAGCGGAGGTATGGTTTGATGACAGTCATTTGATTTATTTTTTGAACCACAAAGACACAAGGAAGGCACTAGGGTCACAAGGATCCATTGATTACCCTTCTTACACCATCTTTGAATAGCGCAGTATTAAAATTGACCAATAAGCCAAGCTTGCAACCCGATAATTTCAGGTAGGTTAAGATTTGTGCCAAATGCACATCGGTCAACATTTCTACTGCTTTTATTTCTACTATTAGTTTGTCTTCTACTATTAAATCGAGCCGATATCCAATGTCCATTTTTACAGATTCGTATACCAGCGGCAATCCCTTTTGTCGTTCTACTTTTAATCCTTCCTGCATCAACTCGTAATGCAAGCATTCTTCATAAGCACTTTCCAACAAACCCGGCCCTAATGCTTTGTGTACTTTAAGGCCAGATTGAAAAACAACGTGTGCAATGGCATCTTCATGCATAATGTGTGATTTTTCTTTGTGTGCTTTGTGCCTTCCTTGTGCCTTGGTGGTTATAGTGCCTTCTCCACTACCGGCACCGCTCTCGGCTTCAGGCTTTTGACGTGCTGGGCTATGTGGCGGATGTGGTCGGGTGTGGTGCCGCAGCAACCGCCTACAATGTTTACATACCCTTCTTTGGCCCACTCTTCTATAAAGTGTGCCGTTTCGTGTGGTTGTTCGTCGTATTCGCCCATGGCGTTGGGCAGGCCGGCATTGGGGTAGGCACTGGTATAGCAGCTGGCAATCTGGCTCAGCTCTTCGATGTGGCTGCGCATTTCTTGCGCCCCCAGAGCACAGTTGAGCCCCACACTCAGCGGACGGGCATGCGCCACACTGGTGTAAAAAGCTTCCAGCGTTTGGCCACTCAGGGTACGGCCGCTGGCATCGGTAATGGTACCGCTGATGCTAATGGGCAGCTCGGGCTTACCGCTGTCGCGGAAATATTTTTTCACCGCTACAATAGCCGCTTTGGCATTGAGGGTATCAAAAATGGTTTCGATGAGGAGCAGATCTACGCCGCCTTCTACCAATGCCTGCACCTGTGTGTAATAGGCTTCCATGGCTTCGTCGAAACTGAGGGCCCGGTAGCCGGGGTTGTTCACATCGGGGCTGAGCGACAAGGTTTTGTTCATGGGGCCAATGGCACCAGCCACAAATTTGGGCGTGGTGTCGCCGGTTTCGGCACGGTATTCTTCAATGGCCTGGCGGGCACACTTGGCAGCGGCAACGTTGAGCTCATGAGCCAGTGCCTCCATGCCGTAATCGGCGAGTGAAACCACCTGGCAGTTGAAGGTGTTGGTTTCAATAATATCGGCACCGGCCTGCAGGTATTGCTTGTGAATGCCCACAATGATGTGCGGCTGTGTAAGGCACAACAGGTCGTTGTTGCCTTTGAGATCGCTGGGCCAATCTTTGAAACGTTCGCCGCGGTAGTCGGCTTCTTCGAGTTTGTGGCGCTGTATCATGGTGCCCATGGCGCCATCAATGACTAAAATGCGTTTGCTGAGTTCTTCGCGTATGTTGCTCATAGTATGTTCAAGTTTGCACTGCCGGTGCAGTGAGTGACACAACCGGTGCTACATAGTAGTACCACTGCTTGTGACCACAGTATTAAAATGCTGAACTATAAACGAGGGAAAATCCGGAGTGGAAGTACACATCGTTTATTAGTTCGGTGAAGATGCTGTTTCGTTTGTGGTGCTTCGACAAGCTCAGCATAGCAAACTACTTACCCAGCAGGCCGAACAATAAACAAATCCGCCTGCCGGATGGCAAAGGTATTGCAAAATGCTGAATGGGCGGGTTTGCTAAAAACGGAAAACCGCTGCCTTGCGACAACGGTTTTTTAAGTTAGGTTACCATTTTGGGGGCTTCGATTTCTTTTTACCACCAATTTGAAACACCCGGCTGATGTTGAAACCAAAATGAATATCGCCACCA
The Phnomibacter ginsenosidimutans genome window above contains:
- a CDS encoding outer membrane beta-barrel protein; amino-acid sequence: MKRINMLLMGVAALLSVEAFAQQKFTAPKGLDIRIGYGVVPMQNIQESFSNELVPELADNNAIDLKKKGSGVFSASLNYQTKSRFGFGVDVLYGQTQSEFAYTNTSKSTVSSQWFTVMAKGSFMYYRDAFNVPNVELYGAAALGSSFREATGTVNNVEKSKSMSYFAYQFTPLGVRTGQKVAFWAELGYGYKGLLNAGVSIRL
- a CDS encoding vitamin B12 dependent-methionine synthase activation domain-containing protein; amino-acid sequence: MKQKKADNADTSAVATILLATVKGDVHDIGKNIVGVVLACNGYRIVDLGVMVPTDKILDEAQKVGADIIGLSGLITPSLDEMVHVAHEMKRRGMKQPLLIGGATTSRMHTAVKIAPQYDHGVIHVLDASRSVTVAGSLLNNDTKSGFLNTLRNEYDKLAESFHAKKVVKNYLPLAAAQQNKVPINWEGYTPPTPAFTGTKTITDITVETLRPYIDWKPFFIAWEMHGNFPEILTDKVVGTEATKLYNDANALLDKVAAEQWLTPKGVVGFWPAINEGDDVLLQHNNQTTKLNFLRQQAQKAAGQPNFSLADYIAPEPGDHIGAFAVTIAGLEKWIAKFEAEHDDYNKIMLQALADRLAEAFAEYLHEKVRKEYWGYQQQESLSNEQLIKEEYVGIRPAPGYPACPDHTEKYKLFALLNAGEATGITLTESMAMYPASSVCGWYFSHPQSQYFGIGKIQRDQLEDYAKRKGEPIEYAEKWLRPVLE
- a CDS encoding dihydropteroate synthase, producing MTVIKPYLRLAGLEPLVVRPETNFVNVGERTNVTGSKMFARLIRENKYEEALSVARQQVENGAQIIDVNMDDALLDGVQAMVTFLNLLQSEPDIARIPIMIDSSKFEIIEAGLKCVQGKCIVNSISMKEGEAKFIEQAYICRDYGAAVIVMAFDEVGQADTEDRKVEICHRAYKILTEQVGFDPQDIIFDPNIFAVATGLEEHNNYGVDFIKATRRIKQLMPLTKVSGGVSNLSFSFRGNDHVREAMHSVFLYHAIKAGMDMGIVNAGQLVVYDEIEPTLRDLCEDVILNRNNDNNEATEKLIAFAETVKAKGKEVKKDETWRLAPVAERLKHALVNGITDYVDADTEEARQLLPRPLDVIEGPLMDGMNVVGDLFGAGKMFLPQVVKSARVMKKSVAYLTPFIEAEKSRQC
- a CDS encoding GxxExxY protein, whose protein sequence is MHEDAIAHVVFQSGLKVHKALGPGLLESAYEECLHYELMQEGLKVERQKGLPLVYESVKMDIGYRLDLIVEDKLIVEIKAVEMLTDVHLAQILTYLKLSGCKLGLLVNFNTALFKDGVRRVINGSL
- a CDS encoding homocysteine S-methyltransferase family protein, producing MSNIREELSKRILVIDGAMGTMIQRHKLEEADYRGERFKDWPSDLKGNNDLLCLTQPHIIVGIHKQYLQAGADIIETNTFNCQVVSLADYGMEALAHELNVAAAKCARQAIEEYRAETGDTTPKFVAGAIGPMNKTLSLSPDVNNPGYRALSFDEAMEAYYTQVQALVEGGVDLLLIETIFDTLNAKAAIVAVKKYFRDSGKPELPISISGTITDASGRTLSGQTLEAFYTSVAHARPLSVGLNCALGAQEMRSHIEELSQIASCYTSAYPNAGLPNAMGEYDEQPHETAHFIEEWAKEGYVNIVGGCCGTTPDHIRHIAQHVKSLKPRAVPVVEKAL